The nucleotide window agaatacactatatatatatatatatataacaatatactttttattttattttacattatttttggttattatttttacattgaattttttttgaataaatgaacataattcaaaataaaaataaaaaataaaaaattttattattattttataatattagtataaatgaataaaatcCATAGgaattagaaaaaaaaaaaagaatactatttatataaatacaattatcttgtatattatttaatatattatatttgtacatattatatatatatatatatacaaaggaagaaaaagaaactagtacattttttctttgttattattaatgaagaataatattattaaaaacGTATTGTACGAATTTATTAGTatattagaaaatatattttttataataatattatgaaaataaatataaaaataatatattcttatataattatttattataatatttctataatatataatatttataattatattatttattatataatatgatatattgAAGAACCAAGTATTTTCTTGcatacataaaaatatataaatatatttttatatatatgtataataataaatgtatacatatataatattataataatacatatatatgtatagttttcattttatattatattatattatttcattttattttatttaattttttattttattttatttttttttattttgcAAGATTTCAAAATCtgatataattattattattttattaaacaaaggttttttttttttttttaaaccaatattatataaaaaaatcGTTTCaacaaattttttatttttatttttattttattatttttttcttcttaatattatatatcttgaaaaaatattaataataatattaaggaggggaaaaaaaaaaataaataaataaatatttatatttatatatatatatatatatatatatatatatatgtatgacattcatattttatgatGAAGCCTTTAAATATGATTTTATATCCTCACAAGTTTTTTTTGAATACAGTAAAATGTATGCTTGCTGCtcatatatacaattttaATGTAGAACTTAGTGAagattttttatatactaGAACATTTGATATTGAGAAAAGTTTGATAATTAATAAGAAGccattattaatatatgagAATAACTATGTAAGTTCAACTAAGGctatatgttttttatttcatcgTTTACGAAATAAAAGTAAGAAACCATTTGATGAGAACCTTAGTTATTATTTAGGTTGGTTAGAATGGAGTGACCTTTTAGAGAAGCATATAGAGGTGTTAAATAAGAAGAATATTATAGAAAGTTTAGATGAATTAGAATTGTATttaaaggaaaataaaaataagaataaatattttattaacaatgatgatgaaaagGATGAGAACAAATTAAGCTTAGCtgatatatttgtatatacaTCATTAAAACATTCATGTATTGAAATATGTAAAGAAAGTTGGGttcatataaatgaatatattgaaaagattaataatttacaaGAAATACAAAATGTTATAAAGAAGGTTGAAgagatatataaatataaaaatatatatagtgTATTTATATCTAAAATCCATGATAAGAATGttaatgaatatttaaagaatgaaacgttttatataacaacAGCTATTAATTATGTGAATGGAGATCCACATATAGGACATGCATATGAAATTGTATTAGCAGATGCAATTGCAAGATATCATAAAATTATCGGAAGAGATACATTTTTTACGACAGGGGCAGATGAACATGGACTAAAAATTGCTAACCATGCGGCCAAAAACAACATGACACCTAAGGAATTATGTGATAAGAATGTATTAAAATTTCAGAATTTGAATAAATTGCTATATGTAGAGGATGATTATTACGTTAGGACCACCAGAGATTCACATAAAAAGGTTGCTCAAGAGGTGTGGGATAAATGTGAAAAAAATggtgatatatatttaggTGAATATGAAGGATGGTATAATGTTAGAGAAGAAACGTATGTACCAGAAAATGAAGCAAAATTAATGAATTATATTGATcctttaaataatataaaattagaaaaaatgaaagaaccatcttatttttttaaaatgtcAAAATATCAGGATAAATTAATAGAATATATAGAATCTAATCCTGATTATATTCAACCtgaacaaaaaagaaatgaaatCTTACAAAGGCTTAAGGAACCGTTAGCTGATTTATCATGTAGTCGTACAAAATTTACATGGGGTATCCAAGTACCTAATGATCCAAAACATGTAATGTATGTGTGGATGGATgcattaataaattattattcaaGTTGTTTTATTGATGAgggaaagaaaaaatattggCCAGCAaatgtacatattataGGTAAGGATATAACATGGTTTCATACAGTTATATTTCCAaccatattattatcagCTAATATACCATTATCAAAAAGTGTTTTTTCTCATGGATTTGTACTAGCTGCAGATGGGAAAAAAATGTCCAAATCTTTAGGAAATGTAATAGATCCATTAGAAATTATTGATAAATATGGAGCGGATGCATTTAGATATCATGTTATTAAAGAAACTAAAAGAGGATGTGACACAAGATTTGATGTTGATAATTTAGTAGATATGTGTAATTCTGATTTAGCTGATACAATAGGAAATTTAGTTCAAAGAACCTTATCTCTGTGTCAATTATCTAATGAATCTAAAATACCTGCATTTTTTCCAGAGTACGAAATACATTTACCTATTGACATTTTACATTTCATTAATAGAGTAGAATATCATATGAAGACTTTTTGTGTTCAAAAATGTTGTGAGAAAAGTGTTCAGGTTTGTAAagatttaaataaattctTAACAGATATGGCACCATGGAAATATAAAGATgatttgaaaaataaaaagttaCATATTATTAGGATAATGTTAGAAgctatatattttattgcGCATTATTTGGATATTTTTATACCATCTTTATCTCATAaaatttttgaaaaattaaatacaCCCAAAAAAGTCATTGCAGATTTGTCCCCTTGGCTTAACAATTTAACTGAAGgagtaataataaataatgataatatattatttaaaaaatatgaagtAGAAGCAGCCAAAATTAAGATGCAAAAGGTTATTATAAGGGTGTGTAAAAttgttaatataattaacaCTGAGTCCTCACAAAATACAACCATTTGTGAAATAGAGGtagataatgataaaataacaGCTGTTCTATATCTAccacataataataataataataataataataataataacaaacTTGTTAATTTATTGACTCTTGCAATATTGAATATAAAACCCCTtactattaataatataaccGTTAATGCAATCATTCCACATGTAcataaagaaatatttacatttcCAATAGAAGAAAGAATTCCAACAGGAACTTTAATTCAAgcaaaaaattataaaacaCTTGTTAAGCAAAGAGATAATTTAACCAAAAAAGAGGTAGTCTCATTGGATCTAtctattataaataataagtGTTTTTTTGAGAAGAATATTCCTTTAGTTTTTGCTTCTCATGAAGATAAGCAAGTTTATCACTCAACCCAAGACAATGGTTCCCTCacctttttttaaaataaaataaaataaaataaaataaataaataaataaataaataaaataaaataaatagagtgcatatatatatatattttttatatatatgtatacgtgtatatgtttaaataagatattgtcaatatatatatatatatatatatattttatatttttaatgaaCGTAATAATTTATCCATTTTGACACACCTATTTATATTCGTTtgttaaaatttttttttttattattatataaatataatataatatattacattatattatattattgttagatatgtataaaagtaattaatgaattaataaacaaataaataaaactGTTATGTcataaaaacatatacacacttgaaatataaaaattttatattttcattaaacaatgttaacaaaaaaaaaatgacaaaataaaacaataaacatatatatatgtatatgtatatatatatatatatatatatatatatatatatatatatatgtacatttgAACCATCCATTTGTTAATACTTATTTTCACCTATAAACAACCTTGGGAGGatgttaattttttaataactCCATGAGTGCTACAGTTATATAAGACGATTTTGGTAGGGAGCAGgttaaatatattgaagACGTGGTTTGATAATCAGGTATTTctttaattaaatattcatGATATTGTTCGTTAGATACATAAATTAATTCGTCCTCTACATTTTGTTGTTCTGTTATAATTTGTGAAGAACCTTGGTTTGTCTTATTTGGtaattcttcttttatgaatgtattattttccttGTCTTCATTTTTAAGTTTATATAGATCACTTTTAATTATTggtattttatttaaatcatttaattcattttttataaaaatggatTTGAAATTATATGGTTTTACTACAATTTTTCGATAGCATCCTGACGCATTGAAGAAATGTTTTTCAGATTTAAAATCTTCTAAAGTTAAATTAATTGTTTCTAAcacttttatatattcttctttCAAGTTAGGAGGaagtaaaatatttttatcccCTGGTAAAGGCAAGACGACATCataaatgttatataaagaaatattattttctgtAATTGGAATAATTTTACTTTCATAGAgcatattatcattatttgtATTGTCGCTGGTATTATCATCACTTGATTCATCTAGACTTGAATATCCTGAATGGtgttcatatatttctaCTAAATCTCCTAAGGCTATTTGAAATCCaaattttttcattcttATACTAACcaataaattaaatacaATACTTTGTATTGCATGAATGAAAAGTGAGAATATATCTTTAGGTAAATTCATAAATGCGTTTTTTAAATTGTTACTATTTTTTATTGAATTTAATATAGTTTTTTCTACATAAGAATGGTTAGAAATagaattaataatatttataatttcttgTGGTGCagaaatattatgattCTCTTTTGATatatcaattttttttttttttttttttgtatcaTTTGTAGATTCATTCATTTGGGAGGAACATATATGATCATTTTGTTGCTCATCcgtatttatatatatatttttttttttttcaattgAATTTTCACTTTTAATATGTTCATTAGTATGTTggcttttttttttatctatcGCATTTTCATAAATGGAGTGATCTGTTagttcatttatataagtGATTAAATTTTGTTTATCTTCATCTTTCAACTCTGTATTTTGAATAACATAAGAAAGGGAttgtttataatttttttttaatatagatataccaatttcataattttttatttgttttgttCCAAATCTTTGATGACCATAATAATTAACAAAACCTTTTGTTCTTAGATTTTCAGATAAAATATGGAAATTTGattttacattattatgTACACCTCTGATAATAACTTTAAAATGGTTACCATTTAAATTACCTAgtgataatttttttcttttatattccaaattagatatatatacattattattacaaaaccatttattattattattattattatttattaaattatatatatcatatttgGTTGTTTTGTGTATACAAAACTTTTGAACTGTAATAGCTCTTTTATCTTTAATTCCACAATATGATATAtctgtattttttttggaaaGATTCATTTTAAGTTTGTTTAGAATTTCACATATATCTAtgttttctttatataaattaaaatgtagatatttttttttttttttgagttcacttttttttttttttatatgattgATATTATCTAGGAAGTTATTGTTATTTGGTGGGTTGATATCACAAATATTACTTTGGAGtttaaatgtattattaatatcattatcgttattcttatttaaaTTACAATACATATTATGATTTTCATTTGTATGATTCGTGGAATGATTCATGGAATGATTCATATTTAATGtttctattttttcatatccATCTTTATTTagttttctttttttaccataagtaatattaatagaatcatcatcattattatgaGACGTACAAATATTTACCCGTGCCTTCAAAACATGTTCATTTGtttttacattattattataactatCACTGAGATGTGATTCACTTATTTCTTGTGAAGGatctaattttttttttttgtttatgtTATGAAAATGTTGATTGATGATATATTCCAATTCTTCCGTTTTATTATAACGTGATTTTTTATAAGTtccttttaattttttaaaaattgaAGGAGACAATATACATTTAAGACAATCTAATGAAGGATATACTTGaataacatttatatttttattattagatgatataaaagaagtatttaaatgatttatactatcatttatataatgatttaataatatatttccaTGTGATATCACTTGATCAATGttattaacattttttgtttctgttaataaaaatggataatattgttttataattttatgaatattttttctaataattttttttttttcttctatatttttattgtcATAAATATCTTCATTGTTGtgaatttttatatcacaaaataaatcatCTAAGTTTGTGAGAAGACAATATGGAATTGTTTGAATActttgattatttttattattacaagatatttgttcttttaatatatccttttttttttcatcatctttacatttttcatattttttatgatattcCTCCTTATTATCATCTCCATCATTATCTTTTTGTTCTGTctcattttcattttttaatttatacatttcataaagaatatttaaaaattgGGAGAAAACCTTTCTATTATATTCACTCAAATAATGTGATAGGATATGTAAATATTCCTGtttatttgtaatattatatataatattagcatcttcttttttctcattttcttcaagaatatttttaattatatttttatctataacgtaatttaaatgaagaatttcatttttctttgttATTTCATGAACATGAAAATCTTcatatattgtttttattttcccATAAATACCTTCCAATTGATTAACATCCTTTCGAATTAAATAATCAATTCCGTGATTTTTTATAGAAGATGcattcattatatatatacaatttaaaaaaaataaaaaaaaatatataagtaaattattacatatatatatatatatatatatatgtatatattaaaaaatattatataaaagccaaatgaacaaattaaaaaaatgattttttttttttgtatcttatagaatattatttttattttgttatatacaaaatggtaaaaatatgaaagaGAGAACAATTTAtaaagtaatatatatatatatataatatatgtatttatttatttatttatttataaccTTTTTACTATTTCAATTTGAAAAATggtaattttattttaaaaagaaaaaaagaaagttcaaacaataaaaattattcttataaaatatCCTTTTATAGTCCtgcatatataaatatatttttataattttataatatttttaatctTCTATATAAAACTTATTGTGTTTAAAATacttaaaaataatatgtgAGAATAAATGAGAATAGTCCATTTTAACAATTGAGCAtatcattaaataaataaataaataaatatatatatatatatatatattaattgtAGAACaaaacattaaaaaataaaaaagaattattgTATTAACTATGAAAGGTTTATTTTACCACTAAGGTACAAAATTTTATACAACACATTGTTGTTATATTGCATATCaagtataaaaaatatatatatatatatatatatatatatatgtttatttataatatgtgaaatttttttttttttttctatattttaaaagattaTAAAAGTCTATCAacaatttatattaatgttaaaaaaatatttatatttaaaaaatgaaataaatgaaaatataaatttaacTGAATACTCCACTCAACCCTAAAGTTCTATTTATAAATCAAAGAATAAAATGNNNNNNNNNNNNNNNNNNNNNNNNNNNNNNNNNNNNNNNNNNNNNNNNNNNNNNNNNNNNNNNNNNNNNNNNNNNNNNNNNNNNNNNNNNNNNNNNNNNNaaaaaaaaaaaaaaatgtaaattaagcataaaaaaataatatatatgtatatatatatatttttttcttgaataaacttatttaatttgtaactatattataatattttattttttttccgatttttttttttgcacACTTAAATTTGATGTCTAGGAACATtctaaatttttaaaataattacatgttgtaaaattataaccttatatatattttgaagactatatatagaaattttgtattatatgaataatattatattttatgaataaaaaataaatttttattctattattttatatatatatatatatatatagtcttattaaaatataaattataatacttatgtgaatttttttttagttcttataatatattaatagcattaaaattatatagtatatatatacacatttgaaaaaaaagaaaagaaaattattaaaattgtTGATTtagaataataaaattttttccttttttttttttttttattaatgtacaagatatataatattatattttattttttgaagtatattttttatatttgaaaaatatgcAAAAAACCTaattatgaagaaaataaaaaatgtaatttAAGTAATGGTATATTTAGTAGATAACAATGAATATAtagaagaatatataagtgatatataaatctaAAGAATAAACacaatgaaaaaaatgttttaagTATTAATGCTGATGAAGATTAAATATCCAATGGTATAAACAAAACAGACAATATTGAATTaggataaatatattttcacaTTTAAAGGAGAACAAAAGtagtaatattttttattgggaaaaaataaataaataaataaataaatatatatatatatatatatatatatatatatttatatatatttatatatggtATAAAAATCGAGtggaatattattacaggtgtataagaattatttatCTTAGACCTATGATTTTGCAAGAGAACATTCAAACcaagataaaaaaaaatatatgaaagttattttaaaatttttataattacaaaagaaagatatttttttctacaGAATATGTAATTTATGAGTTAATGAATAGAAGAGGATTATATGATAACTAATGTTGAACAGAATGGAATAAACTGCAAGACGTTCAAacaattataattaaaaaaaaattaataaaaaagaaaattatgtGAAATGAAATGAGAAAAGGGTGTTAAAAGATATGTTGAACAAGAGaaggataaaaataaaacttCAAGAATTTTATCTTATGCATAATGAATTTATGCATATGAGTACAAACAAACTCTATGTAATGAAGATAAGGTTGATTTTTTTGACCGTTAATTTATTTGGAATAAGGGAAGAGTAAATTCAATAtgagaaatatattttacttaatatttaacattagataaacataaataaaataataaaatagaatcatttttatgtataataaatcccatttttgttataatatNNNNNNNNNNNNNNNNNNNNNNNNNNNNNNNNNNNNNNNNNNNNNNNNNNNNNNNNNNNNNNNNNNNNNNNNNNNNNNNNNNNNNNNNNNNNNNNNNNNNtatatatatatatatatatatacatatctTTAAATGATCTTTattctattatttttatatttggTAAAACACTACAAAAATAAGCGAGATGCTAAAATGCATGTTGGGCATTAgttaaatattatatccCTAATGAGATTATTATGACTTCAAAATttaagaaaagaaaaataataaacataaatatatatgtatattaataatgtatGAAAGATATTAactattatattattatatatatatattatatatagatgTGTAGAATAATTCtacaaataattattagttaatattttatatgtgcTTACATGAAATGgtgttatatttttttactttatATAAGAACTAGagaaataaatttattttattttttttttttattattaaatttatatataaattcaaGTATGACaacttttttaatttaattttttttagaatCACTGAAGTACATTTAATAGCGTTATAATgatttgtatataaaaaaagttttgtttgtttgtttttttgtttgtttgtttttttgtttgtttgtttttttgtttgtttgtttgtttgtttgtttgtttgtttttttgtttttttgtttttttttttgtttgtttgtttgtttgtttgtttgtttgtttttttgtttttttgtttgtttgtttgtttttttatttttaaaaaaattttctattttaattttttattgtatattaattaaaaaaaaaaaaaaaagggaaaaaatGATTAAAGTATTTTTTCccatatcattatatttaataacaattttaaatatattaatatcgtgtgaagaaaatgaattaaGTATAGAAAATGATGAAGACAGTACTTACAAGTATACAAAAGTAAAATTTGGTGAAGGATCTACTTTACCTAATACTTGTAGTATAAATgatgaaagaaaaaactTTTTATCACAAAATGAAGAATTTCACAGTAAGTtatatagtaataatatagaaaatgaagaagagGAATTATCtgattatttaaatatgtttaataaTGTTGACGAAACCTATAATAATTCTCCACATTGTCAGAAAGATTTATCCCTAATAGAAAGTATACAAGCATTAACCGATATTACATCAGGAAATGATACATTATATAGTATAATACCTGATAACATTTCAGAATCTGAtgtacaaataataaaagatgaAGAAAAGGAAATTCTTGAAAATTTAGATGACAATGAAgttataaaagaattattaataaatgatattCAAAGTGATGTTGAGGAAAACAATTTAGTGGAAAATCAAttgaataatatggaaaatatatctgttaattataatttacatGATAATCTTAATATAATACGTAATgttaataatgatataaatattaatatacataataatgttgataataatcacaatgttgatataaataataataatgttgatataaataataatcacaatgttgatataaataataataataatgctgatataaataataataataatgctgatataaataataataataatgctgatgtaaataataataataatgctgatgtaaataataataataatgctgatgtaaataataataatgttgatataaataataataatgttgatataaataataataatgctgatataaataataataatgttgatataaataataataatgtatttatgaataatgaggttaataatgaaaatgatgaggtaataaatgaagaaattaACGAAGAGAAAATggaagaaaataatgatgaacataccgaacaaataaatgaagaaacaagaaaacaaaatgtGGAACAAAG belongs to Plasmodium reichenowi strain SY57 chromosome 10, whole genome shotgun sequence and includes:
- a CDS encoding methionine--tRNA ligase, putative, which produces MMKPLNMILYPHKFFLNTVKCMLAAHIYNFNVELSEDFLYTRTFDIEKSLIINKKPLLIYENNYVSSTKAICFLFHRLRNKSKKPFDENLSYYLGWLEWSDLLEKHIEVLNKKNIIESLDELELYLKENKNKNKYFINNDDEKDENKLSLADIFVYTSLKHSCIEICKESWVHINEYIEKINNLQEIQNVIKKVEEIYKYKNIYSVFISKIHDKNVNEYLKNETFYITTAINYVNGDPHIGHAYEIVLADAIARYHKIIGRDTFFTTGADEHGLKIANHAAKNNMTPKELCDKNVLKFQNLNKLLYVEDDYYVRTTRDSHKKVAQEVWDKCEKNGDIYLGEYEGWYNVREETYVPENEAKLMNYIDPLNNIKLEKMKEPSYFFKMSKYQDKLIEYIESNPDYIQPEQKRNEILQRLKEPLADLSCSRTKFTWGIQVPNDPKHVMYVWMDALINYYSSCFIDEGKKKYWPANVHIIGKDITWFHTVIFPTILLSANIPLSKSVFSHGFVLAADGKKMSKSLGNVIDPLEIIDKYGADAFRYHVIKETKRGCDTRFDVDNLVDMCNSDLADTIGNLVQRTLSLCQLSNESKIPAFFPEYEIHLPIDILHFINRVEYHMKTFCVQKCCEKSVQVCKDLNKFLTDMAPWKYKDDLKNKKLHIIRIMLEAIYFIAHYLDIFIPSLSHKIFEKLNTPKKVIADLSPWLNNLTEGVIINNDNILFKKYEVEAAKIKMQKVIIRVCKIVNIINTESSQNTTICEIEVDNDKITAVLYLPHNNNNNNNNNNNKLVNLLTLAILNIKPLTINNITVNAIIPHVHKEIFTFPIEERIPTGTLIQAKNYKTLVKQRDNLTKKEVVSLDLSIINNKCFFEKNIPLVFASHEDKQVYHSTQDNGSLTFF
- a CDS encoding U2 snRNA/tRNA pseudouridine synthase, putative; the protein is MNASSIKNHGIDYLIRKDVNQLEGIYGKIKTIYEDFHVHEITKKNEILHLNYVIDKNIIKNILEENEKKEDANIIYNITNKQEYLHILSHYLSEYNRKVFSQFLNILYEMYKLKNENETEQKDNDGDDNKEEYHKKYEKCKDDEKKKDILKEQISCNNKNNQSIQTIPYCLLTNLDDLFCDIKIHNNEDIYDNKNIEEKKKIIRKNIHKIIKQYYPFLLTETKNVNNIDQVISHGNILLNHYINDSINHLNTSFISSNNKNINVIQVYPSLDCLKCILSPSIFKKLKGTYKKSRYNKTEELEYIINQHFHNINKKKKLDPSQEISESHLSDSYNNNVKTNEHVLKARVNICTSHNNDDDSINITYGKKRKLNKDGYEKIETLNMNHSMNHSTNHTNENHNMYCNLNKNNDNDINNTFKLQSNICDINPPNNNNFLDNINHIKKKKSELKKKKKYLHFNLYKENIDICEILNKLKMNLSKKNTDISYCGIKDKRAITVQKFCIHKTTKYDIYNLINNNNNNNKWFCNNNVYISNLEYKRKKLSLGNLNGNHFKVIIRGVHNNVKSNFHILSENLRTKGFVNYYGHQRFGTKQIKNYEIGISILKKNYKQSLSYVIQNTELKDEDKQNLITYINELTDHSIYENAIDKKKSQHTNEHIKSENSIEKKKNIYINTDEQQNDHICSSQMNESTNDTKKKKKKIDISKENHNISAPQEIINIINSISNHSYVEKTILNSIKNSNNLKNAFMNLPKDIFSLFIHAIQSIVFNLLVSIRMKKFGFQIALGDLVEIYEHHSGYSSLDESSDDNTSDNTNNDNMLYESKIIPITENNISLYNIYDVVLPLPGDKNILLPPNLKEEYIKVLETINLTLEDFKSEKHFFNASGCYRKIVVKPYNFKSIFIKNELNDLNKIPIIKSDLYKLKNEDKENNTFIKEELPNKTNQGSSQIITEQQNVEDELIYVSNEQYHEYLIKEIPDYQTTSSIYLTCSLPKSSYITVALMELLKN